DNA sequence from the Candidatus Methylacidiphilales bacterium genome:
TTACGCCGGGCTTGTGCAAGAACCTACGAAGAACTCATGCGGGCGGTCGCAGACTGCTTGTCACTGTTCACTCCACAAGAATGTATCAACTACTTCACTCATGCACATTATGTGTCTATATGATCCGGAAATGCTCTAGCCGATGTCGAGGGGAATGGGTGGTGATAGCGAATAGCGAATAGCGGATGGCGAAAAGCTCCCCGTGAGGGCGTTGCCCAACGGGGCCTTCGGGAAACTTGAATGGGGATGGAGAGAACGAGAGGGAATGGGGGGCAGTGGACGGATGACGGATGACGGATGACGTCCGCCTTCGTCCGGCTGCCGGACTTGGGCCTACGCTCTGAAGCTTCGTCCCCACAAGCTAGCGCGACCTTCGCTGCGCTACGGGTGGACGGTGGCCGGTGGACGGTGGACGGTGGACGGTGGACGGTGACTGCCGACTGCCGACTGACAGCCAATAGCCAATAGCCAATAGCTAATAGCCGATAGCTGATAGCCACGGGGAAGGGATTGCCCGTCTACAAAGGGGCGTTTTACTTCCAGTACATTTCCCGGAGGGGGTGTTCGTCGAGGAGGTTGCCCTCGATGCCGCCCAGTTTGCCGGCGTCGTAGAACATGATGCCGGTGAAGTAGTAGACGGGGGCAATCGGGCTTTCTTGGCGGACGAGGATTTCCTCGGCCTGGCCGAGCAGGGCGAAGCGGCGGACGGGGTCGGCTTCGTAGTTGGATTTTTCTATCAAACGGTCATACGCGGCATGGCTCCAGCCGGTGCGGTTGTTGCCGCGGCCGGTGACGAAGCAGTCCAGGAAAGTCAGGGGATCGGGGTAGTCGCCGACCCAACTGGAACGGGCGATGTCGTAGTCCAATTCGTCGAGCGACTTGAAGTAGGTGGCCCATTCCTGGCGTCGCAGGCCGACGTCCACGCCGAGAATCTCTTTCCACATGGCCTGGATTTCGACGGCGACCTGTTCGTTGAGGTCGGTGTGGTTGTAGAGCAATTCGGTGCGGGGGAAGCCACGGCCGCCCGGGTATCCGGCATCGGCGAGTTCTTGGCGGGCCTTTTCGGGCGAATACGTGAGCCCGGCGACGGCGGCATAGCCGGTCAAGCCGGGGGGGACGAAGGATGTGGCGGGGAGTTCGCCGGCCTTGGTGATGCGCTGGACGATGCGATCGCGGTCGATGGCGGCACTGAAGGCCCGGCGGACGCGGGGGTCGTGGAAGGGTTTGCGGGTGGTGTTGAAGCGGTAGAAGTAATTGGCCAGGAAGGTGAAGGCGTGGAAATCAGGCCGGGGGCGGAGTTTTTCGATGAGGACGGCGGGGATGAGGCTTTTGTCGATGATGAGGTCGGCCTGGCCGGTGAGGTAGAGGTTGAGGGCGGTGTTGGCCTTGGTGACGGAGAGGGCATCGATGCGGCGCAACCGGACCTGGTCTTTGCGCCAGTAGCGTTCGTTGCGGAGGAGTTCGATGCGGTCGTTGAATTTCCAGTTTTTCAGGAGGTAGGGGCCGTTGGAAACGATGTGGGCCGGGCGGGACCAGGACTCTCCGAATCGCTCCACGCTGGGGAGGTGGACGGGTTGGTAGGTGACGAAGGCGGCGACCTGGGGAAAGAACGGGGTGGGGGCGCGGAGTTCGACCCGGAGGGTGCGGTCATCGAGGACCTGGATGCCGACCTGGGACCAGTCCTTGAGTTCTCCTTTTTGGTAGGCTTCGGCACCCCGGATGAAGAAGAGGATTTCGGCGTAAGGGCAGGCGGTGGCGGGTTCGAGGATGCGGCGCCAGGACCCGGCGAAGTCGGCCGCGGTGACGGGGTCGCCATTGCTCCACTGGGCCTGGCGGAGGTGGAAGGTGTAGACCCTGTGGGAGCCGTCGTGTTCCCAGCGTTCGGCCATGCCGGGGATGATTTCGCCGGCGGCGTTTCGGGTGGTCAGGCCTTCGAAGAGGGAGGAGGAGATGCGGCCGTCGGGCTGGCCGGTGAGGACGGCGGGGTCGATGGACTGGGGTTCGGGGCCGTTGATGAAAATGAGGTCGACGTCTTTGGGCCGGCCGGTGCAGGCGTTGAGGACCAAGAGGAGTGTAAGAGAGAGGACACCCGCCTTCGCCAGGGCTTCGGCGTGGCCTTTGCTTCGCTTCGGTAGCCCGCCTTCGCTGGGGGCTACGGTGCGGCCTTCGCTGCGCTTCGGGATGACGGAGGAAAGACGGTGGGTGATGGGACTGGGAGGCATGGAAAAAAGCTGCCTACCGTCTGCGGTCCACTGTCTACTTGGCTGGCGTAGTCGCCGGAGTCGGCGCGGCAGGGGCTTCCGGAGCAGGGGCCGGAGCAGCCGGAGGGGTGGGCGCTTTTTCGACCGCAGCGGCGGGTTCGGGTTTGAGGAGATCGGAGACCTTGAACTCACTGCGGGAACGGTAGGAGTGTAGGAAGGCCAGGGCAAGTGTGCAGGAGAGGAAGATGGCGCCGAGCCAGACGGTGGCTTTGACGAGGACGTCGGAGGTTTGGGCCCCGAAGAGGGAATCGGTCATGCCGCCACCGAAAGCGGCGCCCAGACCCTCGGAACGGGGTCGCTGCATCAGGACGGCCAGGATGAGCAGGATGCTGCAAATGATGAAAACTGTGGTGACGAAATAGATCAGAATCGTGATCATGAGCGGAAGAGATTGCCGCAAGGGCAAAAGGCTGGAAAGAAGAAAATCCGGTCCGGGCGGGGGGCGTTTACAGGCCCCGGGCGAGGGTTTTGACCCGGAGGAGGAGGTTGGTGGCGGTGATGTAGAGGGTGTCGCGTTCGGGACCACCGAAGGCGCAATTGGCGGCGGTTTTGCCGGTGAGGATGGTGCCGAGGTGTTTGCCTTGGGGGCTGAGGATGAGGACCCCGCCGGGGCCGGTGGCCCAGAGGTTTCCCGCCCGGTCGATTTTCAATCCATCGCATCCGCCTTTGCGTTCGGGCGATTTGAGGCTTTGGGCGGCAAAGAATTCCCGGCCATCCACGGCCCTTCCTTCGGCATCCAGATGATATGCCATGATGCGGGAGTTGGCCGGATCGGATACGGCCACGTAGAGGGTTTTTTCATCGGGGCTGAGGGCGATGCCGTTGGGGAATCGCAGGTCGCGGATGAGCAGGCGCAGGGAGCCGGAGGTACTGAGGGCATAGACCCCGTGGAAATCGAGTTCCGGCGGGGTGGCTTTGCCGAGGCCGTAGGGGGGGTCGGTGAAAAAGAGGGTGCCATCGCGGGCCAGGGTCAGGTCGTTGGGGCTGTTGAAGCGTTTGCCCTCGAAGTGGGTGGCGAGCGCGGTGAAGGTGCCGTCGGGTTCCAAGCGGGCCACTTGGCGTTCTCCATGTTGGCAAAGCAGCAGCCGACCGGAAGCCTCCAAGGCCAGTCCATTGGATCCCTGGCTGCCGCCGTGGAAATCGCCGCTGGGTTTGAGGGCGATGGAGGCTTCGGGGTCGCCTTCCTTCCACTGGTAGACGGTGTTGGCGGGAACATCCGAGAACCAGACGGAGCCTTGCTTCCAAAGCGGTCCTTCGGCCCATTTGAAACCGGAGGCCAGATTTTCCACCCCGGCATCCGGGGCCAGGAGGGAGTCCAAGGCGGGGTCGAGTCGCTCGATGCCAAATCCGGGCGCAGGCGTGGGACCGGGAGCCTGGGCATACGAACCAGCCAGGGAACAGGCAAAAGCCGCCAGGCATAAGGATAATGCGCGGGGGAGAAGCGGGAAGGCGAGGTCCATGGGTTGCATGCGGAAACCGTGATTCAACGCTCGTCGGCACCGATACCGACGGCTCCGCCCTGAATACGGGCATCACCGAAGAAGTCTTCCTCACCGGAACCAATGATGAATCCCGGCTGGCCGAGATCCCTGACGGCGGACGCGGACCCGAGTTTGTATTGGTCGGCGTCGTTTTCGATGTCACTGGCGCTGGGGTCGGCCGGTGCGTCCACCGGGACAGGGGTGGCAAACCCCGGGTCGCCGAAGGTGGAGTTGGCGTCGGCAAGCAGTCCGGTGGCATCCGCCTGCCAGGCGGCCAGCGTGGTGTAGTTCCGGCGCAGGTTCCTTGTCACCAGCGTGAAAACGGCCGAACTATCGCCACCGTCATGATAGTATCGGTTGTAATTGAAGGCCACGCCCGCGCCGAGGTTCATCTTTTTGTAATTGGGCCTGGGCAGGTAGGGGTCGTGAACGATCATCTGCTTGAGGGTGGGATCGGCCCAGAGGATGTTGTGGGTGAAGGAACAATTGCTGACATACCATTGCAGGCTGATTTGTCCGGTGCCGGTTTGCAGCGTGTCGTTACGGTAAAAGGTGTTGTGGGTGATGGTGCAATTGCGGGTGGACCCGCGCTTGGAGTCGTATCCGCCGATGGCCAGTCCGGCCGACATGTTGTGGTGGATGAGGTTGTCGCGCATCGTGATCTGGTCGGTGGATCCCTTGGCGGCTTCGCTGGCCAGCTCGATACCGAAGTTGCAGTGAAAGACGTGGTTGCGCTCGATGATGATGTTGGTCCCGCCGTCCACATAGATCCCGGCGGCGCTGCGGTCCCCGCCGCCGGTGTCGGGATGGCCTCCGTAGGCGGGGTTTTTGTCGGTGTCGATGTTGTAGACGGTGTTTTCGCGGACAACACCCTTGCGGGCACGGTCGAGGGTTTTGCTTTTGGAGGTTTTCTCGTAGCCGATCAGGTCGATGCCGATGTTGTTGCAATCGTGGATGGTGTTGTTTTCGATGGTGAAGTTTTCGACGTTTCCGTTGAGCACGAGGGCCTCGCTGGAGCCGAGAAGGCAATCGGCGATTTCATTTCCGGCAATGGTGATATCGGAGAGGGGGATGGCTTTTGCATTGCCGTAAAAGGCGATGGCATGGGCATCGACGCCGGAGAGGGCGTTCCGGGTCTGGCGGATGTGGTGGATGAAGTTGTCGCGCAAAGTAATGCCCTTGCCACTGCCCTCGACGAGGATGCCGACGGGGACGGCGCCGGGGGCAGCGGAGGATAGATTGGCGATTTCCAGGCCCTCGATGCGGATGTAGGACGAGTTGTAAATGTAGACCAACGCACGGCCGGTGTTTGCCGGTACCGTCAGGGTGCTGCCATCCAGGAGGACGGATTCACCGGATTCCGGCTTGAGGGTGATGGGTTGGCCCTCCGAGCCCGAGCGGAAGTCGAAAGTGACGAATTCCGCGTAGGTGCCGCCACGAAGGGAGATCGTGTCGCCCGCGAGGGCGGAATTGACCGCGCGTTGGATGGTGCGCCAAGGTTCGGCCTTGGATCCGGAAGCGGTGTCATTCCCCGTGGTGGCCACCCAGTATTCGGCGGCCGGCGCGGGGGAGAGGCCGGCCAGGATGATCCCGGCGAAAAGGAGGCAACCAAGGATGGGGGTCGGCTTCATGACCCCATGATGGCCCCTGCCGGATGAAAGGCAAATTACCCTTTTTTAATCTTCGGTGAACGGGGCGGTGATGATGGTGACAAACGATTCGGCATCCAGGCTGGCACCGCCGACGAGGGCGCCGTCGATGTCTTCCTGGGTCAGGAGTTCCTGGGCATTGTCGGCCTTGACGCTGCCGCCGTACTGGATGCGGACCTTGGAGGCGACTTTGTCTCCGGCCATGTCCTGGAGAACCTTGCGGATGTGGGCGTGGACTTCCTGGGCCTGGGCGGGGGAGGCGGTCTTTCCGGTGCCGATGGCCCAGACGGGTTCGTAGGCGATGACGGCGTCGTCCCATTGTTCCTCGGTGATGTTGGCGCAGGAGCCGCGGACCTGGGTTTCGACCACGGTGCTGGTCTGGCCGGCCTCGCGCTGCTCGAGGGTTTCGCCGACGCAGATGATGGGGCGGAGGTGGTTTTGCAGGGCGGCGAGGGCCTTGGTGTTGATGAGGGCGTCGGTTTCACCGAAGAACTGGCGGCGTTCCGAGTGGCCGAGGATGACGTAACGGACAAAGAGGTCGCGCAGCATGGCGGCGGAGATTTCCCCGGTGTAGGCGCCGGAGGCCTTTTCGTGCATGTTCTGGGCGCCGAGGGCGATGGCGGTGTGGTTGCCGACGATCTCGTGGGTGACGGCGATGGCGGTGAAGGGCGGGCAGAGGACGACGTCGGCTTTGGCGAACTTGCCGAGTTTCTCGATGATGTCCGAGACCAACTGGCGGGCCTCGGTGGCGGTTTTGTTCATTTTCCAGTTGCCGGCGATGATTTTTTTACGGGCGAAGGCCATGGTTATTCCAAGGGGTGAGGGTGAATGGGGGAATTAAAATGTGAAATGTGAAATGGGGAATAGGGAATGCGGAATGGATGGGTCAGGCGTCGATGAGGTTGGCGACGCCGGGGAGGATTTTGCCCTCGAGGAGTTCGAGGGAGGCGCCGCCGCCGGTGGAGCAGTGGGTGACCTTGGAGGCGACGCCGAATTTTTTGGCCGCGGTGGCGGTATCGCCGCCGCCGACGACCGTGGTGGCGCCGCTGGCGGTGGCTTCGGCGATGGCGGCGGCCATGGCCTTGGTGCCACCGGCGAACTTGTCGAATTCAAAGACCCCGGCCGGGCCGTTCCAGATGATGGTTTTGGCGCGGGCAATGGCGGCGCAGAAGAGGGCGCCTGTTTTGGGCCCGCAGTCCAGGCCCTGCCAGCCATCGGGGATACCGGTGGTGTCGTCGGCGGGGCGGGTGTTGGCGTTGGGGTCGAATTTGTCGGCGCAGAGGAAGTCGACGGGCAGGTGGATCTGGACGTCCTTGGCTTTGGCCTTGTCGACGAGTTCCTGGACGATCTTGGCGCCCTCGGGGTCGAAGAGACTTTCGCCGATGGGCATTTGGTTGAGGACCTTCTTGAAAGTGAAGGCCATGCCGCCGCCGATGATGATTTCGTCGGCCTTGTCGATGAGGCTGCTGATGAGGGGGATTTTGTCGGCCACCTTGGCGCCGCCAAGGATGGCGAGGAGCGGGCGGCGGGGGTGGTCGATGACGGCGGCGAAGGCGTTGAGTTCCTTTTCCATGAGGAAGCCGGAGACGCGGTCGGCGAGGCAGACGCCGACGACCGAGGAGTGGGCGCGGTGGGCGGTGCCGAAGGCGTCATTGACGTAAACATCGCCGAGTTTGGTCAGGCTTTCGCGGAAGGCCCGGACTTTCTCCGGGTCGGCCTTGGTCGAGGTCCCGTCCTCATTCTTGACCTTGCCTTCTTCCTCGATGTGGAAGCGGAGGTTTTCCAGGAGGATGACCGTGCCGGGGGCGGGGGCGGCGCAGGCTTTTTCGACCTCGGGGCCGACGCAGTCGTGGAGGAAGGTGACGGGGCGGCCGAGGAGTTCCTGGAATTTGGAGGCGACCGGCTTGAGGGAGAATTTTTCGACGACCTTGCCATCGGGGCGGCCGAGGTGGCTCATGAGGACGAGGGAAGACGCGCCCTGTTCGAGGATGTATTGGATGGTGGGGAGGGCGGCCTGGATGCGGGCGGTGTTGGTGATTTCGCCGGTTTTCTTGTCCTGCGGGACGTTGAAGTCGACGCGCATGATGACGCGTTTGCCTTTGAGGTGGATGTCTCGAACGGTTTTTTTCATATAAATTTGAAATTGGGAATGGTGAATTAAGATTTTCCTGCGGTGGTTTTGGTGATGGCGGCTGGAATCTCCAGGGGAATCATCCGTTCCACCCACAGAAAAAGATGCAGGAAACAGTTCTGAACGCCCCTTGGTTGGTTATTCCCGCGCAATGGGGATGACTGAGCGGGCGAACCGGCAGGATTTCTCCAGGACGGCATCGGCTTTTTCAGTCATTCCCCATTCCGCATTTGGAATATCGAATTACTTCTTCGAAGCCATGTAGCGGACGAGGTCCACCACGCGGTTGGAGTAACCCCACTCGTTGTCGTACCAGGAAACAATCTTGAAGAAGCGTTTTTCGCCCTTGAGGTTGTTCTGGAGGGTGGCGAGGGAGTCGTAGATGGAGGAACGGCTGTCGTGGATGAAGTCGCTGGAGACCAGTTCTTCATCGGTGAAACCGAGGATTCCCTGCAGGTAGGAGGCCGATGCTTTTTTGAGGGCGGCGTCGATTTCCTCGATGGAGGTGTCTTTGACGGAGCGGAAGGTCAGGTCGACGACGGAAACATCGGCCACGGGAACGCGGAACGACATGCCGGTGAGTTTGCCCTTGGTGGAGGGGAGAACTTCGCCGACGGCCTTGGCGGCCCCGGTGGTGGAGGGGATGACGTTGATGGCCGCCGCGCGTCCGCCGCGCCAGTCCTTTTTGGAGGGACCATCGACGGTCTTCTGGGTGGCGGTGTAGGCGTGGATGGTGGTCATGAGGCCGGTTTCGATGCCGAAGCCCTCCTTGAGGAGAACGTGGACGAGCGGGGCGAGGCAGTTGGTGGTGCAGGAGGCGTTGGAGACGATGTGGTGCTTGGAAGCGTCGTACTCCTCGTGGTTGACCCCGATGACGAGGGTTTTGACATCGCCCTTGCCGGGTGCGCTGATGATGACTTTTTTGGCGCCAGCGGCAATGTGGCCCTGGGCTTTTTCAGAGTCGGTGAAGAGGCCGGTGGATTCGATGACGTAATCCACGCCGAGTTTGCCCCAGGGGAGTTCCGAGGGGTTGCGGGTGGCGGCGACGCATTTGATCTTGTGGCCGTTGACCACGAGGACGTCGGCTTCTTCGAGTCCGGGGGCGCTTTTCTCGGTGGTGACGGTGTGCTTGAATTTGCCGTGCACGGAGTCGTACTTCATCTGGTAGGCGAAGTAATCGGCGTCGGTGGCGACATCGACCACGGCGACGACGTCAATTTCTTTTCCGAGAAGGCCCTGGTCGCAAAGAGCCTGGAAAACCATGCGTCCGATGCGTCCGAAACCGTTGATACCGACTTTGATCATAAGAACTCCTGATAATGAATTGTTGGCGGGGTTGGGTTGGCTTGCCAAGGCCATGAAAAAACTAGGAAGGGCAGGGGGAAGCGTCAAACGGAAAACGGGCGGAGACGTGTGGAAAGCGGGAAAAGACGCGGATAGTAGTTCATTTACGGGTGCCATTAACCCGAATGGGCGCAACGTGCAAGGTGCGTGGAGGGGAATTCCCGGTTTGAAGGAGAAGAGGGCAGAGAGAACGGGGCTGGGAATCGCCGTCTGCGGGCTGCGGGGGCCGTTCAGTCGAGGGGAACTTGCTCGCCCGGCTTGGGGATGACGACGCGCATGGCGGGATGGCGGCGGTGCAATTCCGCCTCGAACCAAGCCAGTGCGGGGGCATCACCGTGGACCAGGAAGCAGAGGCGGGGTTGGAGGCGCCCGATGTATTCCAGGATGTCCTCGCGGTAGGCATGGGAAGTGAAGTCGAAGTGCCGGACGGGGCAGCGGACGGCCACATCATCCATGTCGATGTTGAGCCGGACGGATTCCCCCGGCGGGGTGCGGCGCAGGATGCCGGCGGGCGAATCGGGATCGCTGTAGCCGACGAAGAAGACGGCATGTTCGGGGCGGGTGAGGAATTTTTCCGCCACACGGTTGGAGGTGGTGTGTTCGGTCATCATGCCCGAGGGCAGGAGGTAGAGGTGACGGGGCTGGGGCTTGAAGCGGCCCGATTCCTTGAGGTCGAAGACCTCGGGGGAAATGTCGTCGAGGATCTGGAGGCGCGGCAACTGGCGCTGGGCGATATCGGCCAAACGGTCGTGGATCTGGGTGAAGACCTTGCCCAGGCCTCCGATCCAGAGTTTTTCGTAGGGCAGGAGGCCGCGGCGGTTGGCGTGGTGGAGCAAGGCGAGGAGTTCCTGGGTCTTGCCCATGGCGAAGATGGGCATGAGCACCGAACCGCCGCGATCGAAGACTTCGCGGATGGCTTGGAGGAGGTTGTCGGTCGATTGCTCGCGGGAAAAGCCATCGGGTTTGGGTTGGGCGCCGCGGGTGGTTTCTATGATGAGGGTATCGATCCCGGAGGCGGGCAACTGGGCACGGCCCATGAGGGTCTGGTCGTGTAGACAAATGTCGCCGGTGTAGAGGATGCGGCGCCGGCCGAGGGTCAGGTCGATGGCGGTGGAGCCGAGGATGTGGCCGGCATGGTGCATCTGGAAGGTGTGGGGATCCGGGTCGTCCGCATCGATGGGGAAGCCCTGGATGGACCAGCGGCGGTTGAGTTGGCAGGCCTGCCAGCGGGTGGAGCAGTCGTCGATGTCGCGGTGGGTGAAAAGGGGGTATTCGACGATGCGTTTCTCCTCCCGCTGGCGCTTCATGACGTTGACGGAATTGTGGAGCAGGGGGCCGGCCAGATGGTAGGTCGGCTCGCTCATGAAGACCGAGGTTTCCGGGTAGTGGTCCTGGAGGAGCGGAAGGGCGCCGACGTGGTCGTGGTGGGCGTGGGAAAGAAACAGGGCGTCGACGTTGCGACGTTTCAGAAGGTCGAGGTTGGGCAGGGCGAGGGAGCCTTCGGCCTTGGGGTGCATGCCGGCATCAAAAACCACGCCCCGGCCATCCGCCTCGAGGTAGTAGCTATTGGCCCCGATCTCGTTGCCGCGGGTGAGGTTGAGGAAAAAAGACACGGCGGGTCAATTACCGCCGAACAAATTGCCGGGGAATTGGGTTCCTTTGGCCTCGATGAGGGAGGCAAAGTAGAGGTCGCGGGCCCGCCGGGAGTTTTCCTGGGCCAGTTCCGCGGTGACGCGGGGCAGGGCTTCGGCGCGCTTGGCCGCATCGGGTTCGCCGCGGGAAGCGAGGTGGAAAATGACCACTTTGCCCTCCAACGGGGTGGGGTCGGAGATTTGTCCGGGTTGGAGCTGGATCGAGCGGTAGCGGGCGGCGTTCAGCAGGGCCGTCTGGGCTGATTTCGGATCCGGGCTGGCGACGACGAAGGCGGGAAGTTTGGCCGGGGATTGACCGGCGGCCGCGGCGGCCTGGGCGAAGGTCTTGCCAGCGGCCAATTCCTGTTTGAGCTTGGCGGTCAGGGACTCGATGGCCGCCTGGGCACGGAGGTTGGTCTCATTCTCCAGGAAGGCCTTGCGGACGTCGTCTTTGACCGAGTCGAAGGGCCGGAGTGTTGGGGGCTGCACTTCCTTCAGGCGCAGGACGGCAAAGCCTTCGTTGATCTGGACATAATCGCTCACCGGTTTGGCCGGGGTGAGGGTGAAGGCCAACTGGGCCAGCGAGGTGCCGGAAGGCCCGGGGATGACAAAGCCCTCTTTGGCGAAGTAA
Encoded proteins:
- a CDS encoding peptide ABC transporter substrate-binding protein — its product is MPPSPITHRLSSVIPKRSEGRTVAPSEGGLPKRSKGHAEALAKAGVLSLTLLLVLNACTGRPKDVDLIFINGPEPQSIDPAVLTGQPDGRISSSLFEGLTTRNAAGEIIPGMAERWEHDGSHRVYTFHLRQAQWSNGDPVTAADFAGSWRRILEPATACPYAEILFFIRGAEAYQKGELKDWSQVGIQVLDDRTLRVELRAPTPFFPQVAAFVTYQPVHLPSVERFGESWSRPAHIVSNGPYLLKNWKFNDRIELLRNERYWRKDQVRLRRIDALSVTKANTALNLYLTGQADLIIDKSLIPAVLIEKLRPRPDFHAFTFLANYFYRFNTTRKPFHDPRVRRAFSAAIDRDRIVQRITKAGELPATSFVPPGLTGYAAVAGLTYSPEKARQELADAGYPGGRGFPRTELLYNHTDLNEQVAVEIQAMWKEILGVDVGLRRQEWATYFKSLDELDYDIARSSWVGDYPDPLTFLDCFVTGRGNNRTGWSHAAYDRLIEKSNYEADPVRRFALLGQAEEILVRQESPIAPVYYFTGIMFYDAGKLGGIEGNLLDEHPLREMYWK
- the secG gene encoding preprotein translocase subunit SecG; amino-acid sequence: MITILIYFVTTVFIICSILLILAVLMQRPRSEGLGAAFGGGMTDSLFGAQTSDVLVKATVWLGAIFLSCTLALAFLHSYRSRSEFKVSDLLKPEPAAAVEKAPTPPAAPAPAPEAPAAPTPATTPAK
- a CDS encoding SMP-30/gluconolactonase/LRE family protein, producing the protein MQPMDLAFPLLPRALSLCLAAFACSLAGSYAQAPGPTPAPGFGIERLDPALDSLLAPDAGVENLASGFKWAEGPLWKQGSVWFSDVPANTVYQWKEGDPEASIALKPSGDFHGGSQGSNGLALEASGRLLLCQHGERQVARLEPDGTFTALATHFEGKRFNSPNDLTLARDGTLFFTDPPYGLGKATPPELDFHGVYALSTSGSLRLLIRDLRFPNGIALSPDEKTLYVAVSDPANSRIMAYHLDAEGRAVDGREFFAAQSLKSPERKGGCDGLKIDRAGNLWATGPGGVLILSPQGKHLGTILTGKTAANCAFGGPERDTLYITATNLLLRVKTLARGL
- a CDS encoding right-handed parallel beta-helix repeat-containing protein yields the protein MKPTPILGCLLFAGIILAGLSPAPAAEYWVATTGNDTASGSKAEPWRTIQRAVNSALAGDTISLRGGTYAEFVTFDFRSGSEGQPITLKPESGESVLLDGSTLTVPANTGRALVYIYNSSYIRIEGLEIANLSSAAPGAVPVGILVEGSGKGITLRDNFIHHIRQTRNALSGVDAHAIAFYGNAKAIPLSDITIAGNEIADCLLGSSEALVLNGNVENFTIENNTIHDCNNIGIDLIGYEKTSKSKTLDRARKGVVRENTVYNIDTDKNPAYGGHPDTGGGDRSAAGIYVDGGTNIIIERNHVFHCNFGIELASEAAKGSTDQITMRDNLIHHNMSAGLAIGGYDSKRGSTRNCTITHNTFYRNDTLQTGTGQISLQWYVSNCSFTHNILWADPTLKQMIVHDPYLPRPNYKKMNLGAGVAFNYNRYYHDGGDSSAVFTLVTRNLRRNYTTLAAWQADATGLLADANSTFGDPGFATPVPVDAPADPSASDIENDADQYKLGSASAVRDLGQPGFIIGSGEEDFFGDARIQGGAVGIGADER
- the tpiA gene encoding triose-phosphate isomerase is translated as MAFARKKIIAGNWKMNKTATEARQLVSDIIEKLGKFAKADVVLCPPFTAIAVTHEIVGNHTAIALGAQNMHEKASGAYTGEISAAMLRDLFVRYVILGHSERRQFFGETDALINTKALAALQNHLRPIICVGETLEQREAGQTSTVVETQVRGSCANITEEQWDDAVIAYEPVWAIGTGKTASPAQAQEVHAHIRKVLQDMAGDKVASKVRIQYGGSVKADNAQELLTQEDIDGALVGGASLDAESFVTIITAPFTED
- the pgk gene encoding phosphoglycerate kinase, translating into MKKTVRDIHLKGKRVIMRVDFNVPQDKKTGEITNTARIQAALPTIQYILEQGASSLVLMSHLGRPDGKVVEKFSLKPVASKFQELLGRPVTFLHDCVGPEVEKACAAPAPGTVILLENLRFHIEEEGKVKNEDGTSTKADPEKVRAFRESLTKLGDVYVNDAFGTAHRAHSSVVGVCLADRVSGFLMEKELNAFAAVIDHPRRPLLAILGGAKVADKIPLISSLIDKADEIIIGGGMAFTFKKVLNQMPIGESLFDPEGAKIVQELVDKAKAKDVQIHLPVDFLCADKFDPNANTRPADDTTGIPDGWQGLDCGPKTGALFCAAIARAKTIIWNGPAGVFEFDKFAGGTKAMAAAIAEATASGATTVVGGGDTATAAKKFGVASKVTHCSTGGGASLELLEGKILPGVANLIDA
- the gap gene encoding type I glyceraldehyde-3-phosphate dehydrogenase — its product is MIKVGINGFGRIGRMVFQALCDQGLLGKEIDVVAVVDVATDADYFAYQMKYDSVHGKFKHTVTTEKSAPGLEEADVLVVNGHKIKCVAATRNPSELPWGKLGVDYVIESTGLFTDSEKAQGHIAAGAKKVIISAPGKGDVKTLVIGVNHEEYDASKHHIVSNASCTTNCLAPLVHVLLKEGFGIETGLMTTIHAYTATQKTVDGPSKKDWRGGRAAAINVIPSTTGAAKAVGEVLPSTKGKLTGMSFRVPVADVSVVDLTFRSVKDTSIEEIDAALKKASASYLQGILGFTDEELVSSDFIHDSRSSIYDSLATLQNNLKGEKRFFKIVSWYDNEWGYSNRVVDLVRYMASKK
- a CDS encoding MBL fold metallo-hydrolase; the encoded protein is MSFFLNLTRGNEIGANSYYLEADGRGVVFDAGMHPKAEGSLALPNLDLLKRRNVDALFLSHAHHDHVGALPLLQDHYPETSVFMSEPTYHLAGPLLHNSVNVMKRQREEKRIVEYPLFTHRDIDDCSTRWQACQLNRRWSIQGFPIDADDPDPHTFQMHHAGHILGSTAIDLTLGRRRILYTGDICLHDQTLMGRAQLPASGIDTLIIETTRGAQPKPDGFSREQSTDNLLQAIREVFDRGGSVLMPIFAMGKTQELLALLHHANRRGLLPYEKLWIGGLGKVFTQIHDRLADIAQRQLPRLQILDDISPEVFDLKESGRFKPQPRHLYLLPSGMMTEHTTSNRVAEKFLTRPEHAVFFVGYSDPDSPAGILRRTPPGESVRLNIDMDDVAVRCPVRHFDFTSHAYREDILEYIGRLQPRLCFLVHGDAPALAWFEAELHRRHPAMRVVIPKPGEQVPLD